attttgcatcAAAGTCATCAAATGCTATGCATAATAAAAGATTTATCATGACTGGATGGCTTATTTAGCAACATAAAGGTTAACGTGAGATACATTATAACATAATATGACATACTGAAATTGTGTTGCAATGTAAATTTAAACCCTTTTTTTCCAAGAGTACTTTGTACAACTGGCCACTTGTGAGAATTTATTACAATGATttgttacagtgtgtgtgtgcgagagagttTTTGTGTGCAGTAGGATGTCTTCAAAATTATTTTGGAGCTTTACAAGAATGAATGTTACTTAATATAGATTACTCGCTCTAGCTCGAGATTGTGAATGACCATATTCCAATTGACTAGACAGATTTATGTTATTGCCATATTCCTCATGGGAGCACAATGCATTCTACAGATTTAAATACCTATTTACACTGTGCATTATACAATTTCATGGCAATGACAtgctgtttattttaatttttttggtgcaGTTACACAAATATTGACCCTTCCAACACTGCACAATTATACTGTAAGGATAATAGTGCTGGTTTAAGTGTAGTTTGAAACCTTTTGAAATCTTGCATGATTTGATTTCATGCTCAAAAGAAAGTGTAATATGTTGCCATCATTtacttttaaggaatattccgggttcaacacaaggtaagttaaatcgacagcatttgtggcataatgttgattaccacaaaaatgaatttagacttgtacctcttttttttttttttttttaaatccccttttctcccaatttggaatgcccaattcccactacttagtaggtcctcgtggtggcgcagttactcacctcaatccaggtggcggaggacaagtctcagttgcctccacatgagaccgtcaatccgcgcatcttatcacatggctcactgtgcatgacaccgcggagactcacagcatgtggaggctcatgctactctccacacgccacactgagagcgagaaccactaatcgcgaccacgaggaggttaccccatgtgactataccctccctagcaaccggaccaatttggttgcttaggagacctggctggagtcactcagcacaccctggaattgaacttgcgactccaggggtggtagtcagtgtcaatactcactaagctacccaggcccccctgtccctccttttcttaaaaaaataaataaaaatttgggtcacagtgaggcacttgcaatggaagtgaatggggccaatccgtaaaaggtctaaaaacaatataaaaacaatatgtaatcaatatacatgttagcatgattttagtgtgataaaatagcttactattTCTGAGtcaagttatttccaattttacaacttcgttgccatgacaacgtaatgccaCAACCCCTTAAATGGCTGTAAAAACAGCgatgtaaacaactttaaagctcaaatccACTATTTTTAACAGacgaattaaagtgcttttataaaatgatagacatttctacctttaaagcttctttttttttttttttttttttttttacagcaagaagaaacaagtcaaaatatatgtttgtgtggtaatcaacattatgttcattgagcctaacttgtattaaacccatcCCGGAATATTCCGTTAAAGGTGCGGTAAGTTTCTGACACTACCGTCAGACTAGCCACCAATGtagacacgccccctctttctAAAACagggttgtcaaaaacaacagtagcAACAAAGTAGCTGCAACAGCTGACAACTGTTGTGAATCTGAATATGCCGGTGAACCTGAATGATCCGCTTCAACTactgagaatgcgcaaaatgatcgACAGGTAAAAAGTGCATCAAAtccttctgattggctgatcaaagaacatgacacatttttgtttcgtgtttacacagtctagtgctgtcacaaagaccagtgagatatctcggGACATGTATTTCAGAGATGTCTTttagggagtaggaacatttccTGCATgacattccataaaaaaaaatttaataaaaaaataaattaaaaaaattgctttaaatttggtacctttattttaaaagtgcaaaatatgtttatatgtaaTTATGGTTACTACTGAATACTCAATGCTGTTGTTgcatttactaaaataaaaaataaataaaaaataaaaactgaaaactcaATGTTTATACAGCcaaatacatgttaaaataaaataaaaaacaatagtatattacataaatacagtacaaaacaatCCTGTAAACTACATTACAATTAACAgttacaaaaatgacaaaatatatatTCTGAATTAAGGCAAACTACAAAAAATAGATTAACATACACACTTTTAGAAACTGAAAGCCTTCAGTTCCTGTAACAGAGGTAAGTGTCTGAAATCACACCGGGTCACGTCAGTCTGGAACTTCATCCTCAGTTTGGTTTTCTCTGCGAAGTCTGGGGAGAGGTCTAGCTCTTCTGGAAGATGTTGAAGGCATCTCAGGATCTGATGAGACAGCCTGATGAAGATCAATGGGAACTTCACTTCTCTTcacctttttcttcttcttttttgttctgttaaaaaaataaattaacatacaCACACCAGAAATTGCATTCTCAGGAAAACTTAATAAATagaataaactaaataaaatacattttgttcaaTCATACTTAGTGGAGGAGGCTTCAGGATCAATGACCAACTCTGAGATGAACTTGAGTTCTCCAGAGGCACTGATGGCTGCAGACAGCTGCAAGACAGAACAGAGGGGTGGTGGGGTTGCAGCTCAAGGTGGGAGCCATGAGCCATCAACATTTTGCCCTTGAACAAAGTACTTATAACAGTTTGCTACAGTTTAATGGCACCCTTCTATTGCGACATCacgtgaaataaatcaactttacGATAAAGATTCTGGGTGAGGCAGAGTTATCTACTTTTCtggattttttcttttaatcCAAAGAGTTTTAATTTTTCAACCCCTTTGGGGAAATAAGGCCAACATGCATAGCGTAGATaaattaagaaaactgtttatttaacATTACCTGGATTGGTGTTGCACACTCAACTCCTTGTTCAGACTGATCTACCTGTGAAGGTTGTGCTTCTAAAGCTCGAGACAGCTCCTCCTCAAAATTCCCTTGGGAGAAACATAGAGATGGGATTTATGACAGTCCATTACTATGCATGTACTTTCAGTAATTAAACCCCATTTAGCTACCTTCATCAGCCACATAAGATGCTGGGAAATATCCCTCCTGTCCACTGACCAGCCGCCCAAACCACCAGGTGTCATTGTCTTTGTACAGCACATGAATCACATCACCACGCCGTATTGATAACTCATCTGATCGATTGGCTCTGTACTCATACAATGACACAACCTGGAAAGATTTCAGAGAGATACAGACTTTATATAAGAGATCACAAACATATCCCAGAAGAGCAAACAGACAAAAGTAACTCGGCATATAATATGAGTAATGGTGAAAACAAAAAATTACCGTCTGATGGATTTGCCCAAAGTCTGGCTCTACTTGTTGAGAGATTTCATAATCCAGTAAACTCTGTAAACGAGAACACAATCTTTGGTTATTTTCCATTGTTCATAATCAATGTgggatcttcaatagatcataaTCAATAAATGCATTACCCTTCAGTACTGAAGGAATAAAAATTGAGTAACTAAAATGTTAGGAAATCATCCAATCATAACATTAACACACccaaacataacattttaaaactcagTCATAACATTAAAACatccaaaaaataatattaaaacatcCAATCATAACACTGACACATCAAAATATCACATTAAAACACCCAAACGTAACATTAACACATGCAAACATAATATTTAAACATCCAATCATAACATTAACACAAACATAACATTAGAATATCCAATCATAAAATGTACACACCCAAACATAACATTTTAACACTCAATAATATCATTAACACATCCAAACATGACATAATAAAAtccaaacataacatttaaacatCCAATCATAACATTGGCACatcaaaacattacattaaaacacccaaacacaacattaaaacatccaaacattaacatttacacaacattaaaacatccAATCATAACATTTTACACACCAAACATAGCATTTAAACATCAAATCGTAACATTAAAACCTCCAATCATAACATTTAAACAACCAATCATAACATTGACACACCTTCACATCACATTTAAACATCCAGTAATAATATTGACCCATCGAAACAtaacattaaaacacacaaacataacataTAAACATTCaatcaaaacatttaaacatccaatcataacataaacacacacaaacataacataTAAACATCCAGTCATAACACTGACACACCTTCACATCACATTTAAACATCCAGTAATAATACTGACCCATCGAAACATAACATTAAAACAcccaaacataacatttaaacattCAATCATTACATTAACAGATACAAACATAAcattaaaacattcacacaatTACTTCACATAAAAAATATCAGAAAGTCTGACCTTTTGGTGTTTAAGGGAAGGAGTTCTTCTAATGGGTTGACTGGCAGGACTGTAACCACCTGTGAAAGGAGAGGAACAATGAGAAACCTTCCCTAAAAACTGACTGTTTAACTTGATTTTCTCCTGAGAAatactattcctgaacaccacgTTCAAGTTAAATTACACATATTTATTGACAGTTTATTCAATGTATAATATACAAAGATCTTACAATTTTGTGAGGTGATTGTTGCCTGTGGAATGAGTTGAGCACTGAGAGAACTGGACATCTGGAGTTTAGAATGAGGGGACAGTAGAGACGGAGGAAGATATGACGTCATACCCTGAAACACACCACAAAAACAatcttctttttttatatatttatcgaCTTTATGCTTTGGAACTGATGTGATTCATCATGAATGTGTGCTTTGATAAATAAGCagacaaaatgttaaaaaatgatAACCATGTTGTAAATGTTTAGTAAACAATAATCCTAAATACAGCCCaaactgaaattacatttttaaaaagagaaaACGAATAGTGATAATTTAGCAAATATCGACACACTCTTTATTTTTTGTTGAGCACCCATAAActgtatgttttaaatgtattatatttttgtcctcttgttttacaaaaaatgtagttaaatgatACATTATTGagggtggggtgtgtgtgtgcctcTAATACTGACCTCTAGGCTTCTACCCAAGCGAGACATGActccttttaaaaataaataacacacacatGTTTGTAAGTTTACATTTGTCACCACTACACAACTGTATAAAATTAATTGCACATGCATAGGAAAATACAGCTCTACAGTTTATGTTCAAATAAGCATAATTCTCATATACTGCACTTGCCTTGTTCATACAGATCCACACTAGGGCAACTGCGATGTGGCTCCTGTAAGACAATAGttcaaaatctttttattttgacTGAATTGCAATGCTAATAATAATCAGCATTATaatcataatacattttttttaccaGTACAGAGTCAAGTTTCTGTTTGACACGCTGCATCTTTAGGGACACGCGTGCTGTGCTTGCGAATCGGTCCATGCCAGTGGCAGAGGGGTACTGGAAGGTCATTGCCTCTGATGAATTCCCGTCCGCCTTACTGTATGTATTCTCTGAACGGTTCAGACCTCTCAAACTCTCCACCTCCACCTGAGCCACTGCGTACAAGCGCAAAATACTCATCTCTTAGTCACACTCCTCTTTACAAAACAATTGGTTCACAGTCATTGTGAGGACTCACCTTTTCTGTCATACAAATAGAGATGTATTGGTTGATTCTGGCCGAAGGCGCAGAATGCCACCATGTTCTCATGAGGGTGGAAAGCTACAGCTCGAAGCGCAGATGTATAACACAGCTCAGAGTATACAGCGACCTGGTCACCTGCGAAACAAGAATTCTAATTTAAACTCTGTTGTTGTTTTCCTTTGCATTTGAAATCAAATGTGAAAAGTCTCCAAACCTGTCTCTGAATTCCACACATACGCCAGTCCGTCTTCACTTCCTGAAAAGATGAAGTTTCCACAGGGAGTGAACGTACTGTTGATTCGATCCCTGTAGTTTGTGGCACCTATATATTTCTTCACTGCAAGACTGTCACAAACAAAAAATTGTTTGTTGAATAGATTTGATCTTGTTACCTACTTTATACTTTCTTTATATACATTCCTAGTGTTATTGTGTGCTATCGATTGGTGcatgttaattaaaataaaacaggaaAAACTGTAATCTTTCATCAGATTCATACTTGATACTGTTTACTTGATAAATTTCATACCCTTCTAATACAACTTTCCTTTTAACTGACGTCAcatatccctcttatttttcaatccCCTCAAACGACCTGGCTTCATTCTGATACGTCCACTTTTTATAATACAATCAAATCCCAATGGATGAAATCAAGACCCGTGTTACATTTCTTTTCTAATTGAATATCACGGTTTCATTCACATCACATTCTAGAAATCCCAAATAATCACATTATGCAGATAAGATGGGTTGATTTTAAAGctgaggcaaaaaaataaattaaaaaaataaaatatatttgcaatgtCTTACAAAagtcaaatatttataaaaatctgATATTTACATTCTCAAATCCATGACTCTTAAAACGCTGTCTTTGGCATGGATTAAAAGTCGTCTTCCATTTGGATGCACCTCTAATGAGTTGATGGATATGCCATTCAGATCAGCTTCTCGAATTTCCTGTAGCGAAACAGTATATTGGCATTAAAGGAATGCTTCACCCAAagctgaaaattctctcatcgtttactctcccttttgccatcccagatgtgtatgactttctttgttctactgaacacaaacgaagattttagaagaatctctcagctctgAAGTTCAACACAATGCAATCCAACAGagtccaaaattttgaagctcaaaaaaagcatataaaggcagcataaaagtaatccatatgactccagtgttttaatccatatcttcagacctgaagatatggattaaaacactggagtccaatggataggtgtgggtgagaaacagatcaatctttaagtccttatttactataaattctcctcccttcccagtaggtggtgatatgcacaaagaatgcgaatcaccaaaaacaaaagaagaagaatgtgaagtggagatttatagtttttttataaaagggcttaaatattgatctgtttctcactcacacccattcttttgcttctgaagatatggatttaaccactggtgtaatatgcattacttttacgctgcctttaagtgctttttgagcttcaaatttttggaccctgcattgtatggatctacagagctgagatattcttctaaatatctgtgtatgtgtttaacagaagaaagtcatacacatctgggatggcatgagggccagtaaatgatgagagaattttaatttttgggtcaactatccctttaagtctcttAGTAGCTCCAATCATGACAGTGGCATGTTTTTTAGCAACAGTGATAACAGTATTTGAGGACTCTTCTACCTTTTCTATGCTCCACTGGCTGGTTGGTCCATGATGAGATCCAGCCAACACCTTGGTTCCCCAAACGATAATAAGCCCGGAATTATCAGCAGAAAACATTCTGTTCCCTGTGTTGAGACCAACAAGTCATTAATGACTCAAATCGAAGCTTTAATGTCATACACCGTAATGACCACTTTTGCTGTACCTTCTGTGTCGAAACACAGTGTATTGATGAAAGTCTTGTGCCCTTCAAACTCTTGCAGAAGCTGCCCATTGGTGTCTTTTACGTCCACGTTCCAGACCCGCAAGAGCCCGTCGTAACCCCCCGTCACCACCAGATTCTGGGCTTGAGGGTGAAACTGGGCACAGTACACAAACGATGGGTGAGGGAGAGTTTTGGGAGCGGGACTCTGCAGTCgttcaacattccacactctgaaaaagaaaagaatgcaTTTTGGTGCATGCTTTTGCTCATGAGCTTGTGGTGCAGTTATGGGTTCCTTacaattaaagcaaaaaaaaaagctaaacagaacaatatttaccGGACTGTTCCATCAGAGGATGCAGTTAATAGTCCTTTGTCATCTTTGGACCAGCAGAGATCATACACCACACTGAGGTGACCATTAAAGGATACCAGAACTTTCCCAGAGGGAATCTCATATACTAATTGGAGACAAAAGAGcagttatttacatttacattaatgcatttaaagaTGCTTTTGTCCTAAGCAACTTGTACTGCATTTGGGATATACATTTAACCAGTCCATGCTTTCTTGGGGATCGAACCCATGACATTGGAGTTGCAAACGCCATGCAGCTACACGGACCCCCAAAGTATCTGGATAcagtatttcacccaaaaatgaaaattcactcatcatttacacatcctcatgcaatcccagatgttttttaactttctttcttctgcagaacacaaacaaacatttttagaagaatatttcagctctgtatgtccacacaatgcaagtgaatgggtacatctagagctctgcacatgcatctagcaccaggaagtgtaatcgagcttgaaatcgtgatcgccaaggagactgctgacatcaagatttattgtgaaaaagttattatatttggtctgttctcatccaaaattgtttggatcacttcagaagacatggattaaaccttgtgtcatatggattacttttatgtttcgtttatgtgctttttggagcttcaaagttttggtcaccattcacttgcattgtgtggacctacagagatgaaatattcttctaaaagatctttgtttgtgttctgcagaaaaaagaaagtcatacacatccgggatggcatgagggtgagtaaatgatgaaatcatttttatttttgggtgaactgtccctttaagccacACAAAAAAACGTCTGAATGTCATTACAATAGATAACAACATATAAAAGCAAGAGGCATTCTGACTTTATATATCCACATATAAAAATCGTGTTAAAAATCATTGCAGAAACGGCTCAGAAAcatgaagttagttctgagaaacctcttgtgtttttttttgtagatgttacttggtttgatattttgttatgtaatgcaattacattcaGAACTTTGagatttaagtgtccaaataggtTTTGGGCCAATGTATGTGAAACTTGAGGGACGAATAACTTACTAATGATAGGGAATGCGTCTCTGTCTGCACACGCGGCAGCAAGTGCCCACCCATCATGGGAGAAACGCAGAGTAAAACAGCCCATTTGACCTCCACGGAAGGAATGCATTGGCTTGTTTGGGATGCGGCACACCTGTTGCAGCAAATGATTTGGAAAAATCAGTTCAAATACAAGGATTACATTCCATAAATTCTAATTGTACAtctaaaaatcaaacaaataaaaccTGTCCAGGCATGCGGCTCCACTTCATGGTTTCTGACTTGCTCTCCCGTATCTGGGTGCTGCTTTTATTGCTCATCTCAGTATTGAGCTCACTGTAGGAGGTGCTTCCCCGTTCCTGCTGCAGAGCCATCATGGAGCGGATACAAGGGTCCACCTTTGCAACAAAGCCACATCAGAACCAGCTTTACTGATCACCTATTTTACTTTGTGCCACACTACGA
This Myxocyprinus asiaticus isolate MX2 ecotype Aquarium Trade chromosome 20, UBuf_Myxa_2, whole genome shotgun sequence DNA region includes the following protein-coding sequences:
- the ahi1 gene encoding jouberin, encoding MPAGQSDVRAKTKARFDEVLKRYANPPSEKKKARQTVDQSQDVIVLQTLKKNIDLSKATEDDETILHNTYDPAQGSPRFTKNRRREREVSEKANINNSASEEEPTLTEGKKKSKRKLPPLPPPPQDEEDNDRRPETEIRTDTDGEQKRKARKGKNKRGKDVSGQKGETETEDDYLQEYQHQISKAEEKALKKTARKKNTEKLTESQEVPVLNNELEKKLKSRKRDGHRSQNELSVDNQTENVQDDVVEEFREDTVKPKLKKKKKRKEVIVEEEHVEEKQAFDDSLVLGVYIHRTDKLKTDLLVSHPMVKVHVVDEITGQYVKKEDSHRHVSSFYEQENIEHILPIITQPFDFKKHKTTVPEWEEQIIFNERFGYFLQDDDESPRVILFFEILDFISMEEARTNVSVDRHERGFRKIAWAFLKLLGTNGVLNIDTKLRLQLYCPPPRAKKLPQTVEVFQWWSKFPRNKYSSTLYITVKGLKPPEHVDPCIRSMMALQQERGSTSYSELNTEMSNKSSTQIRESKSETMKWSRMPGQVCRIPNKPMHSFRGGQMGCFTLRFSHDGWALAAACADRDAFPIIIYEIPSGKVLVSFNGHLSVVYDLCWSKDDKGLLTASSDGTVRVWNVERLQSPAPKTLPHPSFVYCAQFHPQAQNLVVTGGYDGLLRVWNVDVKDTNGQLLQEFEGHKTFINTLCFDTEGNRMFSADNSGLIIVWGTKVLAGSHHGPTSQWSIEKEIREADLNGISINSLEVHPNGRRLLIHAKDSVLRVMDLRILAVKKYIGATNYRDRINSTFTPCGNFIFSGSEDGLAYVWNSETGDQVAVYSELCYTSALRAVAFHPHENMVAFCAFGQNQPIHLYLYDRKVAQVEVESLRGLNRSENTYSKADGNSSEAMTFQYPSATGMDRFASTARVSLKMQRVKQKLDSVLEPHRSCPSVDLYEQGVMSRLGRSLEGMTSYLPPSLLSPHSKLQMSSSLSAQLIPQATITSQNCGYSPASQPIRRTPSLKHQKSLLDYEISQQVEPDFGQIHQTVVSLYEYRANRSDELSIRRGDVIHVLYKDNDTWWFGRLVSGQEGYFPASYVADEGNFEEELSRALEAQPSQVDQSEQGVECATPIQLSAAISASGELKFISELVIDPEASSTKTKKKKKKVKRSEVPIDLHQAVSSDPEMPSTSSRRARPLPRLRRENQTEDEVPD